The region TCCTGCACCGACACGTCACTGACCACTATCTCCCGTTCCAGGTTCGGCAGCGTGTCGGTGCCGCCCCGGCGGAACTGGGTGAGCAGGGTGGCCGGCGGCGTGGCCGAGCTGACGTGTCCCTGCCGGTGCAGCCGGGACCAGGCGGTGAGCATGATCTGGGCCGACATCCGGCCCAGCGCGGCGGTGTCCTGGTGCCGGTGCAGCCGTTCGCCGAGGTCAACCTGGGCCAGCGCGTCGAGCCCGACCAGTTCGAGCAGGTCGATCAGCATGGCCGTCTCCACGCCGTATCCGGAGACGAACGGGACCCGTTCCAGCACCTCGCGGCGGCCGGCGTACTCACCGGCGAGCGGCTGGACGAAGCCCGCCAGCTCCGGCCAGAAGAGGTTGAACAGGGGCCGGGCCATCAGTTCGGTGACCCGCCCGCCGCCGTCCGGCTCGACCGTGCCCGCCTCGATCAGCGGCCGGTGGTAGAAGCCCTTGACGAAGGAGACCGACGGGTCGGTGAGCAGCGGCCCGAGCAGTCCGGTGACGAAGTGCGGCCGGAACTCGCGCAGGTCGGCGTCGACGAAGGCGATGACGTCGCCGGCCGCCACGGCCAGACCGGCCCAGAGCGCGTCACCCTTGCCGTCGAGTCGGGGCAGCCCCCGGGTCACCTCGTCCTGGCTGACCACCCGCGCCCCGGCGGCGGACGCCACCGCGGCGGTGCGGTCCCCGGACCGGGAGTCGACCACTATCACCTCGTCGACCAGGGCCACCCGTTCGACCAGGTGCTCGCGGATGGTCGCCACGATCGCACCGACGGTCGCCTCCTCGTCGAAGGCGGGTATGACCACACTGACCGAGGTGTCGCCCTTGGCCCGGCTGAGTTGGTGCGCGGTCCACTGCCGAGCCGAGCCGGTACGGTACGTGGACCACGCCTCCACCACGGGTGAGACGGTCGTTTGCGAGTGCCGCACTGGCCCACCCCCGAGTCAAGAGTCGATCGAAGCGGTAGCGGATTTCCCGGACGGGGACCTGACTAACCGACGACGCTCTAACATATTGATCACCAAAACCTGCTATTTCCTGTCTCGTCCCGATGAACGTTTGATGTCACCCCTGTCGTGGCGACAGGTGTGTCCGATGATGTCACCGGGGCCGAAGCGGAGGTCGGTTGATGGGCAGGTGTCGCGTTGGGCTGATCGGCGCGGGAAATGTAGCGCAGCGTCACGCCCGCGTCCTGACCGGTTTCGCCGACGTACAACTCACCGGCGTCACCGACGTACTGCCCGACGCCTGCCGGCGGCTGGCCGACCGGTACGCCGCACCGGTGTACCCGGACGTCGCCGCGCTGCTACGGACGGACCTGGACGCGGTGTACGTCTGCGTACCGCCCTTCGCGCACGGTTCGGTGGAGGAGGCGGTGGTCGCCGCCGGGCTGCCGATGTTCGTCGAGAAGCCGCTCGCCGCCGACCTGGCCACCGCCGAGCGGATCGCCGGGCTCGTCGCCGAGCGGGGCATCCGTACCGCGGTCGGCCACCACTGGCGTTACCTGCCGGTCCTGGACCGGGCCCGGGACCTGCTGGCCGACCGGCCGGTACGGATGGCCGCCGGCGCCTGGCTGGACCGGGTACCGCCGGTGTCCTGGTGGGGCCGGCGCGAGTTGTCCGGCGGCCCGGTGGTCGAGCAGGCCGCGCACGTACTCGACCTGCTCCGGCTCGTCGCCGGGGAGGCGATCGAGGTGAGCGCGTACGGCGACGGCAGTCCACCGGACGTCGAGGGCGCCGACATCGACTCGGTCACCACCGCCAGCCTGCGCTTCGCCAGTGGGGCGGTGGGCACCCTGGTCTCCGGCTGCACCCTCGGCTGGAAGCACCGGGCCGGAGTGGAGATCGTGGCCGACGGGCTGGTCCTCACCCTGGCCGAGGACGGTCTGGGATGGCGGGACGGGACCGGGGAGGGTTGGCTGGCGGCCGACCCGGAGGCGGCCAGGATCGCCGTGGACCGGGCCTTCGTCGACGCCGTCCGCGGCATCGGCGACGACGTGCGGGTCCCGTACCCGGAGGCGTTGCGCACCCACCGGCTGGCCTGCGCCGTGGCCCAGTCGGCGGCGACCGGGCGGACGGTACGGATCGCGCCCGTGGTCGAGGCGCTCGCCACCGCGACCCGCAGCAACCGGGTCGGGTTCGGCCTCGATGCCTGACCGGCCGCCCGCCAACGGTCCGATGGACGCGGCCGACCGGGTGATCGTGGTGACCGGGCCGGGCGAGGTGACGGTCCGTGAGGAGAAGCCCGCCCCGCTGCGGCCGGACACCTTCCGGGTCCGGACCCTCTACACCGGCATCTCCGCCGGCACCGAACTGAGCTATCTCAAGGGCACCAACCCCTACCTGTCGGCGACCTGGAACGCCGACCTCGGGCTGTTCCAGCCGGGCGAGCCGGCG is a window of Micromonospora sp. NBC_01699 DNA encoding:
- a CDS encoding glucosyl-3-phosphoglycerate synthase; the encoded protein is MVEAWSTYRTGSARQWTAHQLSRAKGDTSVSVVIPAFDEEATVGAIVATIREHLVERVALVDEVIVVDSRSGDRTAAVASAAGARVVSQDEVTRGLPRLDGKGDALWAGLAVAAGDVIAFVDADLREFRPHFVTGLLGPLLTDPSVSFVKGFYHRPLIEAGTVEPDGGGRVTELMARPLFNLFWPELAGFVQPLAGEYAGRREVLERVPFVSGYGVETAMLIDLLELVGLDALAQVDLGERLHRHQDTAALGRMSAQIMLTAWSRLHRQGHVSSATPPATLLTQFRRGGTDTLPNLEREIVVSDVSVQERPPLIQLRQKMRRWQGEAVPQ
- a CDS encoding Gfo/Idh/MocA family protein, translating into MGRCRVGLIGAGNVAQRHARVLTGFADVQLTGVTDVLPDACRRLADRYAAPVYPDVAALLRTDLDAVYVCVPPFAHGSVEEAVVAAGLPMFVEKPLAADLATAERIAGLVAERGIRTAVGHHWRYLPVLDRARDLLADRPVRMAAGAWLDRVPPVSWWGRRELSGGPVVEQAAHVLDLLRLVAGEAIEVSAYGDGSPPDVEGADIDSVTTASLRFASGAVGTLVSGCTLGWKHRAGVEIVADGLVLTLAEDGLGWRDGTGEGWLAADPEAARIAVDRAFVDAVRGIGDDVRVPYPEALRTHRLACAVAQSAATGRTVRIAPVVEALATATRSNRVGFGLDA